Genomic DNA from Panthera leo isolate Ple1 chromosome E3, P.leo_Ple1_pat1.1, whole genome shotgun sequence:
AAGCCTCAGCTCACCAGCCAAGATCCATTCGTGGCAACTGAGGCCCAGGTAGACAGAGACAGGCTCAGGCCCATCCTCCAAGGATATAGACAgaggctgcccccccaccccatgccccaccaccaccccgcACCTCTCCTCATCGGCCCTCTGGTTTCTTGGCAAGGCTCTGCCAAGATCATCAGCCCAGGGCCGTGGCCAGCAGCCCAGAAAACCCCATTTCCATCCTTCAGTACCTGTCTGGAGCCTTGGCAGAGTCGGGGAAGGCTGACAGCAAGAGCTCAGGGCTCAGCAGTGGGTCCCAGACCTCCCGTCTAGGAGGGCAACTTACAGAGCGCCAGGAGGGCAACTTACAGAGCGCCAGCCGTGAGTAGAACCTGCATTAGGCACTGTGATAAAAGACAGATTTGTTTGCTGATTTGCTAAGAAGCTGCTATTGTTAGCTACGGGGGATATATCAGTGCACATAACTGGCAAACATTCCCACCCTTGGGGAGCTCGCGCTCTAGTGcatagagagagacaaaaaagagagagagaaaatgttaaatattttttaacggtgttttctcttttttgagagagagacagagacagagacagcacaagtggggaggggcagagagagagagagagaatatcccaagcaggccccatactgccagcgcagagcctgctgtggggctcgaacccatgaagccatgagattgtgacctgagccaaaagcaagtgtcagacacttaaccgaatgagtcacccaggaggtcaaaaatgttagatatttttaaatgttatggaGAAATATAATGCAGGGAAAGGGATAGAAAGTGTATGTAAGAGACACAGGCAAATAATTAAAGTGAACAGTTATTAAAGATAACGTCTTCAAACTATGATTATATGGGATTTCTGGAATCTAATGAAGGGaatctataaaaaaataagaaaaaaataataatgaataattaaaGTTTActctctgaggggcgcctgggtggctcagtcagttgagcgtccaacatcggcttgggtcatgatctcccggttcgtgggttcgagccccacgttggactctttgctgacaacttggagcctggaacctgcttcagattctgtgtctccctctctccctgcccctcccctattcgcactcttctgtctctctctctctctctctcaaaaataaaaattaaaaagctataaatagggatgcctgggtgactaagttggttaagtatccgacttcagctcgggtcatgatctcgcagcttgtgaatttgagccccacatcgtgctctgtgctgacagctcagagcctggagcctgcttcggattcttgtgtctccttttctctctacccctcccccgctcatactctgtcgctctctctctctctctcaaaaataaataaaaacattaaacagtttttaaagagtattaataaataaagtttactctctgaaatgaagacaaaaataaagacgTTCACTGTCACATCTAATTAACATGGTACTAAAATACCCAGCTAGAAAAAACAAGGCCACacaaataatgtgtattttttaaaggtataaaatctggaaaaggcaCCACTTGCCCTTTATAACCAGGAACAAAGTAGGACAAACTATAAACTAATGATCTTGAACTCATGAAGGCGCTGAGGTCACGGGGCTAAGAACGGACCTCACATTCAGAATAGGACAGATCCCTTCGGTCAGCAATAGAACGTTTATTTGCTTCGGGCGGACACTGATAAATACCACACAAACTGACGAAAATATTaatctaaaattttgttttaacgaAACCCActgcaaataaaaatagattaaaaatgagtatgttcaaaaaaaaaaaagataagctatGTAAACGCCAATCAAAAAGAGCAGGACCggttgaattaatttaaaaaaaaaaaaaagtaagcttcagggaaaaagagggaatattatcagggagaaagagagacactgcATTCTGGTAAAAGGGTCAGCTCTTCAAAAAGGCATCACAGTTCTAGGGGTGTATCTGCCTAAATAACAGCATTTCAAAGCAGTTGAGAGAAATCGATGCAtctaaaaggaaaatggagagatCCACAGTTATAGTTGGAAATTGCACCATTTCTTtctagaacaaagaaaagagaaagtgccAGGGACCGGGCTGCATATTTTAATAGGGTAGTCAGTGAGGACTCCATCTGAGAAGGTGACGTTTGAGCGGGGATCGAAAGAAGAGAGTAGGCTTTGCAGATATCTGGAAGAAGAGCCTTCCAGGCAGAAGGGACAGCAagcgcaaaggccctgaggcaggagcatgcaTGCCTGGCAATGAGGGAGCCGGGATGGCTGGAGTGGTATGAGCGAGGATAGaataagcaagagaaataaaaatgaaacgtCTGTTGGAGACAGGATTTATGGCAGGAAGGAATGAGCTATTCAGGGGAGGAAGCCCGTGACAAGGGGTAGGTTCAGAAAAGGTTGAGGAGAGGGAACTCCAGAGAAGGCAGTGGGACATTCTAGGCAAAGAGAGGAGCGTGTGCAAAGGCAAGCAAGTCTGAGGTGGTTCATCATGTCCAAGCGTGAAGCTCCAGCTGCCGGAGCAGAAATAGGGCAGGGGCCAGGAATGAGGCTGTGGGAGTCAGCTGCAGCCAGAtcgagaagggcagagacacgACAAGAGACAGGAGGTCTTGACGAACCATCAGAGAAGGTCGGGAGGATCAGGAGGTTGTGGTGAGAGAGTGGGTGATGGGGTTCGAGGTTCAGGAGGTATGGCAGTTCTGGGTACCGGCAAAGGGTGGGGAGTGGTTGCATCAGAGGGTGAGTGGGGTGGCATGCCTCCAGAGTGGCCGCAGGACTTGGGGATGGGAGGAAGACCGACCAGGGCCTGTGCCTGTCCTCACGATCAGTCTCAGGATGTTTGGGACCCCCCACAGTGGGGAGCCTCAGCTGCGTGGGATGTGGGAGAATGAGCTGTCACCACTGGGGGACGCGGCAAGCGAAACCCATCTGGGCTAGGCAGGTGCCAGCcgctcttccttttccttctcctccaagCAGCCCTCTGGGATTGCTCCCCGAAATGTACTGGTACTTCCCTGGCAGTTGGTTCCAGGCGGCCCCGAGGGGCAGGGCCTGTGTAGAGCCGAGGAGGCAGACTACAGGAAGGGAAAGCCCCCATGGTTTCTGTCTCACTGCAGGGACCCAACAGGGAAACCCCACGGATCCCAAAAGGAAAGTGGGCCTCGGGGAAGACCAAGAAACCCCCATCGTGTCCCTGAAGATGGAAAATCCAGGGTGGGGTGAAGGGTGGAACCGTGCTGGAAGGGAGACCTGTCGTTGAGGCAGCCCAGCCCTGACAGCCGTCCACAGAGCAGAAACACACAGGGCAGGGTTATTCTGGGACCTGGCTGAGCCCCATCCTGACCTCACACAACCCCAACCTGGTGAGCCCTGACCCTGGTCATCGAGGGAGCTCTTATCCCAGCCCAGGCCTGAGCCCTGACCTGAGTCACAGGCTCTGTCAGAAGCTCGGCCACAGCCTGAGCTCTGGGCCCAATCCGGACTGAGGTCTAAGCTCAACCCCGATGGGTCCCAAGCAGAGCCTCTGGGTCATTGACGGCTCTGACCCCAAACACAGACAGAGCTAGGATGTTGGCCCTAGACAAAGTTCTAGACCAAGTCCGGCCCTAGTAGACCAAGTCCTGATCATGGTTACAGACTGAGATCTAATCCCAGGTCTTACTCTGGCCAAAGACAGAGCCCTCGGCCCATTCtcacctgccctgcccctgcccgggCTGGGGCCCCAGTGCTCCACACAAaacccccctcccagcccccccagCGACTTCCCCGCTTCCTTCGCACTCCCTCACTCAGCCATCTGGTAAACCAGAAAAGAGTAGGATGACTCAAAACCCCAAGTCCTCTCCGATGGGCAATCCCCTTACCTGGCCGTCCATCTTTTGCCAGACAGTGAGCTGGTGATGGCATAGGATGATGATGACAGAGCAAAGGAACAGGAGGGGTTGAGGGTCCAGGACCCATCACCAGCCCCTAGAGCAGTGACTTACCCGGGAGTGGGGATGCGAGGGGAGGAAATGTCCTAGGAGCTCAGCGGGGGGTCCGGAGCTTGGATTGACCGAAACCCTAGCTTCccgccaccccctccaccccccctgcTGCACCTCCCGCCCCCTCTGGGAAGGGAAATGACATTTCCCCATTTCAGCAAGGGGTGGTGAGGAGGGAAGACTGAGCGCAAAGCCGAAAGTACAAGCAGGACGGAAAGTGAAACCGGCGCAGCCCCCAGTATAAGACCCCTGCCCGGGAGATGGCTGGCCACACAGGCTGGGCCCCGTCATGGGCCAGATGGCAGGCGACCTTGGCTGGCGTGAGTTTGAGGCCAGGGCCGGGGGCGGAGGGGGTGGCAAGCTTGGCTGAgactgggcagggggtgggagggcttgACTGGTGTGGATGGGGGCCGGGGGCCGAGGGACAGCTACTGGGTCAAGACTAAGGATACAGGAAACAGTCGACCGGAGGATAGGAATGAGGCTGGAGTGAATGAGGGTGATGGTTTGATCAGGGCTGGGCAGCGGATGGGAAGCCTTGACCGGCCCAGATGGGGAGAGGCGGGCAGCCAGTTTGACCAGGGCCAGGATCAGGAGTTTGGCTAGAGCGACTGAGCGGGGACGGGACAGTTTGGCTGAGAACCGGggctgggagaggaagaagggcaggaggagTGGGCTGGAGTGTGGGGCGGGGGCAAGGCAGCGGCGGCCTAACTGGGTCAAGGGTCTGTAGCTTGGAAGGAGGTCCAATCCACAGTGGGCGACtcaaggacacagagacacagaaggaagagCAGATGGTAGGGCCATAGTAGGGACCAAGGGCTGGAGAACGGGTAGAGAGCCAGAGCCAAGGAGCTGGGATTGAGTGCAGAGCGTAGGGAGAAGCCAAGGGAAGGGTCTGGGGTCCCAGAGCTCAGACAGGAAGCCCTAGGAAGTGGCCCAGCTCGATTTGGGGTGGCAATATCCACCAGAGCCTGGGGTACTCACTTTCCCTCAACACAGAGCTGAGAAGAACCCCACTCTGCCTGAAGTCCCTGGGATGTGGTCCCTAAACCGGGGAGCCCGGATGCTAGGGGTCCCAGGGACCACCCACCACCTCTAGAAGTACATTGGCCGGTGAAGGACCCAGAAGCTCTCCTTCACCTTTACGTACAGGACATTTCGGGAAGCAGAGCCCATCAAGAATGGACAAGGGAGAAGCATGGAGAGGAGGGTGAGCGGGAACAGACAGACTTACAGCTTAGTTTTGGTTTGTGTTTCGAGGAGAATTGTGTAACTCCAGTGATTGCTAGATTTCCTCTCCCTGATGGAGAAACCACCGAACCCTGGCCTCTTCCCAGACCCCCCACCCTAGGgcccctctctcttctgtccaGGAAACATAGGCCGGAAATACTTTCAGAAACCAGCTGGCCTGACTACCCCATTTTACGGATGgaaacctgaggcacagagataagAGGCGACTCATCTCATCCAGGGAAGGACCTGGACGAGAAACAGAGGTTATGCCTCCCATCCCaggcccccttcctccccctggcACCCCCTCTTCTTCTGACACTGCAGAGTGACCCATCGGCCTCGGTGGTGGCTGGACCAATCTGTCCTTCTGACTCTCCAAGGTAGAGTCTCCAGCACTGCCCGCCCACCCCTGGGGCTCCAGTTCAGGCCATCAGAGCCGCCTGGCTAAGCCCCAGGAATCTTCGGCAGAACAGAGTGCCCACTCCAGGGGAGGTGGCTGCCTCGTCTGAGTTCCCTGCGGGGGAAGCACGCAGGATCTGCATTTGGGCAGATCTGGAATCCAGTCCtggtcccctccccctctcgccaCGCCACCCTGGGCTAGTCAGCCTcacattttcctcatctgcaaaatgcacGGATAATAGCCCCCAGGCTGCCACATACCGTTGAGCGGTTGGTTCACCGAAAAAGACACTTAGCCAAGGGAGTTAGTGAGGGGCCGAGATGGAGCCTGAGATCTGCTTACGAATGTGGGCCTTCTGTGCAAGGCCGTGTCCCCCTCGGAGAAGGGGTACCTTCCTTTCGTTCAGACAGAGATGCCATATGGTGTCCTCGATAGCTTCCATGTTATTAGTGGCCTTGCGGGGTCAGCAAAATGGCACACAGGCTTTGCCTACAGCACAGGCTCAGAAGGGGCATGTTGAGTTCTTCTCGAGCTTTCCCCCAACCTGGCCCACCatctcccccctctctccaggGCTCAGCCTCTTGTTGCTCTCCTTGCTCCTGGCTCGTGCTGGTGTTTGGGGATTCCCGAGGCCGCCAGGGAGGCCCCCCCTGAGCCTGCAGGAGCTGCGGAGGGAGTTCAAGGTCAGCCTGCACCTCGCCAGGAAGCTGTTCTCCGAGGTTCGGACCCAGGCCCACCGCTTTGTGAGTCTCTCTCTGATGCAGCTGGCTTTGGGGACGGGCGAATCCCCAATCCCTCTGGCCCCCCCACTAACAGATCTTGCCCCACAGGCTGAATCTCACCTGCCAGGAGTGAGCCTGGacctcctgcccctgggagatCAGCTCCCCAATGTCTCCCTGACCTTCCAGGCCTGGCACAGCCTCTCTGTGAGTTGGGGGccggtggggtggggcaggagagctGGCAGCAAGGCTGGGCCGGGTGGATGGTGATGACGTCAGGGGATTGAATGGAAAATGGATTTGGGGATGAATGGAGGAATTGGATCCGGATGAGGCTTGGCACGTCACCGGATATAAAGATCCAGCTGGAATAAAGAAGTCATGTCAGAACGAGGCTGCACATACGGAGGAGGGATGGCGTGGGATTAGTGTGGGAAGGAGGTTGGAGACAGGATAAAAACACAAGTGAAGCCATGGACGTGAAacggaggggggtgcctgggtggctcagccggttaagcgtccaactcctgatctcggctcaggtcacgacctcacggttcctgagatcgagcccccagtctgctgttagcacagagtctgcttagggttctctctccctctctctgtccctccctccccccccctcaaaataaacttaaaaaaaaaaaggaggggtgcctgggtggctcggtcggttaagcatccgactttggctcgggtcatgatctcacggtccatgagttcgagccccgcgtcgggctctgtgctgacagctcagagcctggagcctgtttcagattctgtgtctccctttctctctgcccctcccctgttcatgctctgtctctctctgtctcaaaaataaataaacgttaaaataaaaaaaaaaaaggaaaggaacatgaAAGGGGATGGTAGGGAAGAGGATAGAGTGGGGTTGTGGAGAGAGAGTGATAGGACAGTGGAGATGGGCTTAGGTTTGATCCTCAGCCTGCAAGCCTTTCCtgaccccctcccttccctcctgcagGACCCAGAACGACTCTGCTTCCTCTTCATGACACTTCGCCCCTTCCATGCCCTGTTGGGAAGCCTGGGAAGCCAGGGGGGCTGGACGAGCTCAGAGAAGATAGAGCTATGGACCATGAGGTTGGACCTCCGGGATTTGCAGCGGCATCTCCACTTCCAGGTAGAGTGTTCACCCCCCTCCCGAACTCCCAGAGACCAACACGTAACATTGAGCCTCACGGGCCCCCTTTTTCAAACACTCCCTGCCCGCAGGTTGGGTAAGTTTGGAAGGAGATGCTGTAGGtcctctgagtgtgtgtgtgtgtgtgtgtgtaggccctggctctgccccccCCGAATCTCTGCCTCCTCTTGATGTCTTGATCCAAACAGCTCTGAAGCACCCGGAACAGCTGCTGGCATTAGCAGGCCCTACAGCAAAGCTCGGTCCCTTCTCCCTTAGCCCCTAACGTCACCAGATCCTCCCGAATATCTCCAAGGGAAACAGGCGTTTTATCCTTAATAAAATGTAAGCAGCATGAAAACTGGCTGTCCCACCTTGCTGCCCTCTCCGGACCCCCAAATGACCCTCGAGAGGAGAACTTCGGGCATCCCACACGCCCAGGGCGATCCTGGGATTGTGTGCCCGCCCCGGGCGCGGCATCTGGCTCGGTGACTTCCATTTTCTCGAATCAAAAAATCAGGCAGGACACGTGAGACGATGACATAATGGAAGGTCTAGAGTAGGGGCTGTCCAGGGAAATCATGACCTCGTGGTATCTGATGTCATTCTGTTACCACTGGGCACCTAAAGGAACAAGGGTTTGCTCGGGGTCTCCGCTTGGCCACTGTCTGACCCGTGGGCCTCTCCTCACAGGTGCTGGCTGCGGGACTCAACCTCCCCGAGGAGGAAGATGACGAGGAGAGGAAGGAGCCGCTCCCAGGGGCTCCGAGTGGCCTCTCACGGGTGTCAGGGCAGCCGTCCTGGCCCCAGCTCCTCTATACCTACCAGCTGCTGCACTCCTTAGAGCTCGTCTTAGCTCGGGCCGTAAGGGACTTGCTCTTACTCTCCCAAGCTGGAAACCCAGCCCCGGCCTCGGGGTCCTCGTTCGGCTCCCGGCCCTGATGGGGTGACCGCTCAGCCCCTTCCCTTCACCCTTCATTCAGTTCGGGCCAACGGGACAGCCTCCAGCTCGTCTGCCTCAAACAGGGCAGGACTCCACCGgcctcccaccccaacccccacccaatAACTTAAGGCCCCTCCAGGCCCTGCCGGATATTTATttcttggatatttatttattgtttaggAAAATGatggtttatttattgtttcagaGCCGGCTAGTTGTCCCCGAGCTAGGCCACCGTGCGGGGTGCCGAATAAAGCACTGTCATCCTCTCTCAGCCTCGGCTTCTTTTCCCAGAAGGGGTGCCTGATGCCAAAGGACAaaagggtctgggggggggggtctgtagTCTCTGGCCGCCCTGGACCCCTCTCTGCTCCTAAATTTCGGGGGCTCCTGGCCCACCTTCCCCCAGACTGGCTTGCTGGGCTGGTGGTTGCCACAGTAACCTGCAGAGCCGTGAGTTTTTCAAAGCTCAAGGCCACTGATCCGTCCCATCAACCTCTGATTGCAGATGGAGGTCCAGAGGGCCTCCTGACCCCTCTCCTCCGGGCTAGCGCCCACCCCGCCGAGCTTTGGGTTCCCACTGCACTGCCCTCTGGAGGCCTGGGTGGGGACCGGAGAGGTCGGGGAGGGAAGGCCGTGAGGAGAACTGTCCCGTCCCCTCGGTCCTGCAGACAGCAGAGATGCGCCGGAGGCGTGATCAGGACGGGCCATGAGGGGCGCGCTCCCAGCGggtcaggggttggggggggggctgtccATCAGCCACACTGCAGTCAGACTCCTCAAGTTCACGCTTCTCGAGGATGTCTGCCTCTGTCTGCTCCGAGCTTGACACACcaagaaaccaaggcccagagggTGGAAAAGGGTGTGTCCAAAGTGGCGGAGGGAGATAGGCCGAGCAGGATTTGGTGGATCCTTCTGACGCTCATTCAGGGCCCGGCTCCCAGGGGCTCGGGGCGCTCACTGGGGTTTGGGCCGGCCCAGTCGGGCCTGCAGTTCCTGCATCATGCCGGGGTGGGCAAGGCCAAACCTGCAGGTGGAGACGGGCTGTGGGAGCTGGTCTCCACGTGTCCacggcctcctccccaccccggcccaGCCACGTCGCCCTCTGCTTACCCGTGTCCCAGGGGCCTTCTCCTGGCTGGCGGTGGGGTCCCTTCAGGCCTTGGGGGGCTTGCCTCCGGGGGTTCCTCTGGCCGGAGAAGTCTCTGCTCGGGGGCTGACGGCTCTTCCTCagggggggggctgggaggctCCTCCTGCCGCTCAGGGGCCGGGGTCCGTCGGAAAGAGGGCCGGGAGCGACGCTGGGAGGAGCTTCGAGACAGGAGTACACGGCTCCTCGAGACAGAGACGTCCAGGCGAGACCCAGGAAGCAGGGCCTGCAGGGACAGGGGCACCGAGTACCAAGGGGCTGGCTTCGATATTCTGCTCTGTCCAGCCCCAGACCCCGGCTGGAGCCCTCACCTCACTCCAGCTGCCGTGAGCATCCCCTCCGGGACTTGCTGCCGTCTCCCCACGTGGCCCAGGCTCCTGGTGTGTTGACTGGTCCTCCTGGCCCTGGATGTCCTCCGGGCCTTCTGGAACAATCTCCTCGGCCTCTGCCCTCTGGTCTTCAGTCACCTCAACACCCTCCACGTCAAGGGGcctctgtgcctctttctcaGGGTGGAGGTCCCCACGCTGCCCCTCACCGCCTTGCCCCTGCTCCTTTAACTGCCATCCCGCAGCCTCCTGTTCCCGCGGCGGCGTCTGCCCTCCTGGGAGCCCCTCGGCCTCTACCGTGGCCGTGGCGCCCTCTGCCCTCGCCACCTGGGAACCCCAGGTAAAGCCGTCCATCCCACAGCCTCCCTCTGCCGCTGCAGATTCCCTGACCTCTGCGCACTCTCCCCTGGGCTCACCGTCTCCGGCCTCAAAAGCCTCTTCTGGGCCCCCTCTGCTATTTACCTCCATGTCTGCTGAGCCCTCCAGGCCAAACTCTGGCCCCCCTCGGGTTTTTTCCCACGCAGCCTCCACCAGctcctttcctccccagcctcctgcctcccttctgaTTCCCAagcttccccagcctctcttttgGGCCCTCTCCCAGGTGCAGCAGCCCTCCCATCGGCCTTGTCCCCCGCTATCTCAGCGGCCGAAGAACTGACCCCTGTGTCCTCGCTGCCCTGGAGGCTCAGAGccgcctcctccagcccccagacTCCGCTGGATGTCGTGTCTGCCCTGCAGGGCACCGTGGCCTCTGCCTCCTCATCCTCGGTGTCTCGGGCATCTGACTCCCCCAGTGCCcgacctgcccctgcccctgcgcTGAACCTTCCACCCGGCTCCTGGCTCTGTGCTCCGcgggcctcttcctcctctgctccacacCCTGCTTCCTCAGCTTTCTTCCActccccacctgcctccaggACATCTGGGAGCGCAGACTCTTGGCCTCCCTCGGCCTCCTCGGCCTCCTCGGCCTCCTCTGATGCCTGGCTTCCtacagcctcctcctccccctcttcagcatctgctttttctttgtgGGAATCCCCTCCCTCCAAGTCCCTCCTCTGGGCTTCAGTCCCAGAGGCACCAGGCTTTCCATACCCCAGGTTTCTGGGGTATTCCTCCGGgctcctttctgtctcctctttgtTCAGGGCTGGAATGCCCCGgggctcttcctcttcccccagtcCTTCCTCAGGCTGCTCTGTTGGGGTCTGGGGGGCGGCCATCAGCTCAGGGTCCTGGCCTTCGGTGACCTCGTGCTCAAGGCCACTGCCCTCCAACGCCAGCCCTTCTCCACCTGTCTGAGCCTCCCCCTCGCTCTTCTCCCCCCTGCACTCCTTCTCAAGGCTGGCCTCCGGGTTTGCCTCCAAGCCAGCATCACCTTCAGCCTCGTTTGCCACTTTGTTCTTGGGCAACTCAGCCTCGGCGATCCAGcaactctctccctcctctttggcCTTCTCTGCCTGCACCACCTCCTCCAGACCAAGGGCAACAGTCCTGTTCACCAAGGCTTGCCTCCCCTCGGCCTCTTCCCCGTCCCGATCTGCCTGGACCTCaaacccctctccctccccctctgaccCCTGGCCTCCTGCAGACTCTTTCCCTGCCAGCTGGTCCTTCACTGCTTCCTCCACGCCCTCAGTTCCTAGAGCCTGGCTCTGTTTGGGGGAAATGCTCATCTCAGCCTTTCTCTTCTcatccacctcctcctcctggtcTTCCCTGGCAGCCTCCTCTATTGCCCAGGTCCTCCCAGTGCCCTCTGAGATCCTTTCTCTGGAGACTACTTCCCCATATTCTGGCTCCCTGGCTCCCAAGAGGTTACCTTCCTTCCCAACTGAGGTTGTCCCGGCCTCTGCCTTGCCTAAAGTTATCCCGGCCTCCTCCTCTCTACCTGAGGTTGTcccggcctcctcctccctgcctgaggTTGTCCcggcttcctcctctccccctgagGTTGTCCcagcctcttcctccctgcctgaggctgtcccagcctcctcctttccccctgaGGTTGTcccggcctcctcctccctgcctgaggttgtcccagcctcctcctccctgcctgaggttgtctctgcctcctcctcctccctgtctgaGGTTGTCCCggcctccacctctccccctgAGGTTGTCCcagcctcttcctccctgcctgaggctgtcccagcctcctcctctccccctgaggttgtcccagcctcctcctccctacCTGAGGttgtcccagcctcctcctccctgcctgaggttgtctctgcctcctcctcctccctgtctgaGGTTGTCCcggcctcctcctctccccctgatGTTGTCCCGGCCTCCTCCTCCCTACCTGAGGttgtcccagcctcctcctccctgcctgaggttgtctctgcctcctcctcctccctgtctgaGGTTGTCCcggcctcctcctctccccctgatGTTGTcccggcctcctcctccctgcctgaggttgtcccagcctccttctccctgcctgaggttgtctctgcctcctcctcctcctccctgtctgaGGTTGTCCcggcctcctcctctccccctgagGTTGTCCcagcctcttcctccctgcctgaggctgtcccagcctcctcctctccccctgaggttgtcccagcctcctcctccctacCTGAAGTTGTcccggcctcctcctccctgcctgaggttgtctctgcctcctcttcctccctgcctgaggttgtcccggcctcctcctccctgcctgaggttgtctctgcctcctcctcctccctgtctgaGGTTATCCcggcctcctcctctccccctgagATTGTCCCAGCCTCTTCCTCCCTGTCTAAGGctgtcccagcctcctcctctccccctgagGTTGTCCCGGCCTCCTCTTCCCTACCTGAGGttgtcccagcctcctcctccctgcctgaggttgtctctgcctcctcctcctccctgtctgaGGTTGTCCcggcctcctcctctccccctgagATTGTCCCAGCCTCTTCCTCCCTGTCTAAGGctgtcccagcctcctcctctccccctgagGTTGTCCCGGCCTCCTCCTCCCTACCTGAGGttgtcccagcctcctcctccctgcctgaggttgtcccggcctcctcctccctgcctgaggttgtcccggcctcctcctcccttcctgagGTTGtcctggcctcctcctccctgcctgaggttgtctcagcctcctcctccctgcctgaggttgtcctggcctcctcctctccacctgaggttgtctctgtctcctccctgcctGAGGCTGTCCTggcctcttcctccctgcctgagGTTGtcccagcttcag
This window encodes:
- the APOBR gene encoding LOW QUALITY PROTEIN: apolipoprotein B receptor (The sequence of the model RefSeq protein was modified relative to this genomic sequence to represent the inferred CDS: deleted 2 bases in 1 codon), which codes for MDFLRLHLPGLHQALRGALDSLSTFVSYLMGDEVPTVERREARAAEELGEVAAGRPEETEEKGAQEALEGLGGSQSKEGGGLREPREAGRYQEGGSATKQTWDWEEGSSHGSQANRQLTGAWEAAKAARCQEPSAHLEAKKTSGAGSKAGRDNGSQTQESRGPNEQEVNREETRRTWEQEEEAEEIREGKPGVAGKAESEWTWQREPEGKVAGDSRESLEQVFKEAVAEEIQAPRAKEAGKEGEVMVVLRGSQSTRVEKTRESGTESEAGTTSGREEEARTASGREETETTSGGEEEARTTSGREEEAETTSGREEEEAGTTSGGEEEAGTASGREEEAGTTSGGEAGTTSGGKEEAGTASGREEEAGTTSGGEEEAGTTSGREEEAGTTSGREEEAGITLGKAEAGTTSVGKEGNLLGAREPEYGEVVSRERISEGTGRTWAIEEAAREDQEEEVDEKRKAEMSISPKQSQALGTEGVEEAVKDQLAGKESAGGQGSEGEGEGFEVQADRDGEEAEGRQALVNRTVALGLEEVVQAEKAKEEGESCWIAEAELPKNKVANEAEGDAGLEANPEASLEKECRGEKSEGEAQTGGEGLALEGSGLEHEVTEGQDPELMAAPQTPTEQPEEGLGEEEEPRGIPALNKEETERSPEEYPRNLGYGKPGASGTEAQRRDLEGGDSHKEKADAEEGEEEAVGSQASEEAEEAEEAEGGQESALPDVLEAGGEWKKAEEAGCGAEEEEARGAQSQEPGGRFSAGAGAGRALGESDARDTEDEEAEATVPCRADTTSSGVWGLEEAALSLQGSEDTGVSSSAAEIAGDKADGRAAAPGRGPKREAGEAWESEGRQEAGEERSWWRLRGKTRGGPEFGLEGSADMEVNSRGGPEEAFEAGDGEPRGECAEVRESAAAEGGCGMDGFTWGSQVARAEGATATVEAEGLPGGQTPPREQEAAGWQLKEQGQGGEGQRGDLHPEKEAQRPLDVEGVEVTEDQRAEAEEIVPEGPEDIQGQEDQSTHQEPGPRGETAASPGGDAHGSWSEALLPGSRLDVSVSRSRVLLSRSSSQRRSRPSFRRTPAPERQEEPPSPPPEEEPSAPEQRLLRPEEPPEASPPRPEGTPPPARRRPLGHGFGLAHPGMMQELQARLGRPKPQ